In the genome of Arachis stenosperma cultivar V10309 chromosome 6, arast.V10309.gnm1.PFL2, whole genome shotgun sequence, the window TAAGAAGTATATCTTCCCTCTCTTATTTTAAGTCAATTGTATGAGACACTGTCTTTGGTGGTTAGCAAGATTCGATGAGGAGAGTCGTCAATCAATCCTTTTGGACCTGTTTGGGTCGTCAATTTATGGCTTAAGTCGGCATTTGAACCTCAACTCACTGTCCTTTCTAAGTTTCCAAAGTCCCCTCTTAATGGTATCCGACTGTCTACTCTCTTGTGGTTGAAACCAAAAGGCATGTCATCCATCGATGCTTTTTATCATTTGATAAAACTTTTCCTTAATATCAAAAGCAACGACGCTCCAAATTATCTTCCCAATTCTTTAGCTTGTCAAAAAAGCAATACAGATACCTTCACTCTCTCACAAGTCTCAAACCCGAAAATCAAAAGGCTCTTGATGAAATATGGGAAAAAGGCCTTTCTCCACAAATACTTCCCGTAGGACTTCTTTGTGAATCCACCATAGCTCTTAAAAGAAGCTTGTGACATACTCTCCCTAGTATGTATTGAGGCAATTTGACCTTGCACAAGCACTACCTTCCACACTTTCTCTTGAAGCTAGAGCTCAAATGATCCATTATAAAGTGTTGACCTTTAAAGATTTCGACAAAATTTTAGATATGAACCATGAACGAGTGACCACTCATTACAACAGATTTGATCTTAAATTCGGCTTCCTTTCGACCCTTGATTTTAACAAATGGTGGTCAAACTATTATGCTACTCATTACCTTTCAGTCGAACAAGCTCTTTCTAACTTGGTTCTTCCTCCTGCACAGACTGCTGCTATGTCGAAGAAAATCAAAGGTGAGCACATCTAGGAAATTATTGCCTCTGagaaatattataatataaaatggCATTTTTAGAACTTAAAGTACGTTTTCATCGAGGCCAAAGAGGTAtgggaaaagaaaaaggaagcaCACTTCCATAGATGTCTAGATCACTATTTAAAAGCCTTAAGTTGAGATCCCTTTGTGCAGAAAAAGAACTTTATGAAAacctttaaatttttttctttttccaatgCCCATTTTGGCCTTGTCGATCAACTACCGGATCCTCCTAAAAGAGACTTAGGAGTAGATTATCGATTCCAAAGAAAAGACCCTTGTACTTTGAGCATAAAAACTACTGATGCCATCTATTACCCAGGTGCCAGGCATAGAATTCATGGTCGAACGAGAATTGCTGGATATCCTCCAGGTACCATGTTTTTCTTGGTATTTATCAGAAATCTTTTAAGTCCTTACTTTTCTTATGCCTTTTTACTTCATTAGCTGCTCGACCAACAACTTTAACAGACATTGCTCTTGATCCTAAAACGATCAAAGAAAACTGGGAGTTGGATGAAGAAACCGTCCTTAAGAAAACAAAATCCAAAAAAGGTCGAGGTAGAGGATGGTCGAGTACAAGTGAGGCCACAATTCCTTCAAAGAAACGTGGGGCCGTCAACATTCTTATGGCAGATAAACCTAGAAAAGTACAAAAATCTGATCCAATTCCTCCCATCAAGGTATTTCCCCCACCTTTCATTTTTAACAATTTATTTAAACACTTGCCTATCATAATAagctgctttttttttttagtcgAAACCTGTCACACGTAGCTCAAGGCCTCAAGATGAAACACAAAGCCACTCGAAATCAGGTGTCGATCCATCTGGTGTCGAGGCCGAAGTCACTCAACCCCCAAAGGTTACGGTCTCTTTGCGTTTCTTAAGTCCAATTCAGCCTACACCTTCGACTGCAGCTTTCCAGGCTTCCACTGGTTCTCCAATGGTAATTTACTATTCCTATTACATATGTTTTATCTGCATTACATTTTCTTATGTGATACTTCACCCCTTTTATAGGCAAGCTACATGCCTTTTCTGACCGATGCTGAAACTCATCAAGAGTCTGGTCCTGTCTCGACATCAGCTATAGTAACTTTGACTATTCTCCCTCATAGGAACCCGGCTAATGTTGAACAAGAAGAGTCTCCTATCAATGTTCCTGCTCTAGAAGCACAAGACTtgaattttgatgattttgattTCGACCTCGAAAACATCCTTTCAGAAGCTCGAAAGGTGTACTCTTCCGAAGGGACAAAAGTGGTATCCTCTACTGGTTAGGAGCCTGGAATCCCTCTAGTGCAAACAGAAACAATGATTCTGACTCATGAAGAAGTTACTTCCCCTGAACTACAACTTTCACTAGGTCCTAATCCCTTGGTTATCAACGACGTCAACATTGTTCTCAACTGCCTCAATCACCCTTTGGATAAAATCAATGATAATGCCGATCTGAAAGCTTGACTACTATCTGCCCTCAAGTTTCTGAACCAGAAAATATCGACTGATGCCTTGATGGCCTTGGAGACTTTCATAGAAAATATTTATAATCACATCGCCAAGGCTAAAGCAGTCGAAAAGAAATTTAATACGACAATCGAAGCCTTAGCTTCCCATGATAAACAATTAAAGAAATGTGAAATAGTGAAGTCTCAAATCGAAGAAGTCTCATCAGAGGGTCGATCCAAAGAGAAGATATTGGCCACCAAATTCGACATTATGGAAAAAGAATTGGCTGAGCTGAAAGCAAACAAGGCAAAGGTATAGGATACCAATACGGATCTTCGTCGACGACTTCAGAAAATAAACCAAGTTCATGCATCAAAGGCTTCAAGTCAAACCATTCTCGTAGGAATGACAATCAAATAATCAAGGCCAAAGAAGAAACTGTCGAAGCTTCTACTGCCTTGGGTCAAAAACAAGAAGATATTAAGCTCAAAATTAGAACTTTGTTTTGATTTCTCATAATTGAACCTAAACTACATTTCTTTTATATGAACTTTTCCCTTTGTTGATCAATTGCTCACTGACGatgatataaatttaaatatttaccATTTATATGCCCTACTTGTCAAGTAGTAGTTATATCTTTTAAGTCATAAGCATTactatcaaatattttttcGACCCTAAAAGGGCCTTCCCTTAGAGAGAccatttttgttttatttgttcAGTCAGAAGAACTAACTTTAACACTAAGTCACCAACCATAAATGTTTTTTTTACTCTCTTGTTGTATGACTTGGTAATACTATCTTTTTATCTAGCCATTCGATCTAGAGTCGTCAATCGAGATTGATCAAATTGATCTAGTTCATCAGCCATGCTTGACCAATATTGTTTGACTGGTAAATCATTTTGCTTTGTCACTCTAATTGTATGCAGATTAATTTCAAGTAGTAACACTGCTTTATCGCCATATACCAGTTCATACGGAGTTAAACCTGTAGCCTCTGAAGGAGAACATCTCTATACCCATAATACTTGACTCAAAATATTATGTCAATTTCGAAGATGTCTTCCTATATGTTTgttaattaaactaattaaagTTTTATTACCATTTTTGACTTGGCCATTTGCTTACGCATAACATGGGGTCAAATGTATAAGTTTAATTCCTCTCAACTCAGTATACCCTTTAACTTGTTGACCTGTAAAAATAGTCCCTTAATCCGTGGTTATAGTTTGACGAATACCAAATCTGTGAATAATCGACTCTTCAATAAAGTCAATCACCTTGGCTTGAGTAACCTCTTTCATGGGCACAACTTCTATCCATTTCGTAAAATAATCCACCGTTACCAAGATGATTTTATGCCCCTTAGTCGAGGAAGGATGAATCATTCCTATTAAATCGAAAGCCCACCTTCTAATGGCCAAGGCTTGATTACAACATGTAAATCAGAGGCAGGGACTCTTTGAATTGGTGCATGCCGTTGGCACTGATCATAACGTCGAGCAAAATTGATGCAATCCTTTATCATTGAAGGCCAATATATTTCTTGTCGACGTAAGATTCAATACATTTTCTGACCCGTTTGATGGGATCCGCAAATATCTTCATGTAACTCTGCCATGGCTAAATATGCATCTTACATACTTAAGCATTAGAGCAAAGAGCCATCAATAGTTTTCTTGAATAAGCCTCCCCCAACTAATACAAAGTTTAATGCCAAATATTTGATGTTCTGATCAACTCTTTGATTGGGATTCTTAAGGAAAGCGATGATCTTATACCTCCAATCACTTGGATCAAGAGTTTTTGCACAGCAAATCCCTCTTATGTCTAAAGGAGTTAAGTTAGTCTCAATTTCACTAAATTCCTTTACTAACTTGGAAGATTTTTTATAGCCCGAGGCCATTTGAGCTAATTTATTGGTTTCCTAATTCGAATCTCTAAATATGTGTCTGATGAAAACAAAATCGAACTCAGCCAATAATCGCACAACTACTATAAAATACTTAGCCAAATTCTGATTAATAACACGATAAAATTTCTAGCTAACTGCTAAATAACTAATTGTGAATCTCCTAGTATTTTGACTATCTTTACTTCTCTTTCAATTAAAAGTTCTAGACCAATGATCAATGCCTCATAATCTGCTTCATTATTTGACAACCCTAACTCGAGTCGAAACATAAATTTGGTTAGGATATCATCAGGGGTGATTAAGACTATTCCAAATCCTATCCTTTTTTGGTGTTTCGACCCATCAGAAAACAATTTCTACGGTTTTAATTCTAAATAATTAATCTCGAGTTGTTCATGGATTTTGACACAGGGATGATCCGCTAAGAAATCAGTGATCATTTGCCCTTTAACGGCCCTGGCTGGGACGTAAAACATAGAATATTCGATTACTCCTAACATCCATTTGCTAACTCTTCCTCTTAATATTGGATAGGAAATCATGTATTTAATAACATCAAATTTTGACACCATATAAACATTCTTTCCAGTTAAATAACATTTCAGTTTAATACAAGAGAAGTAAAGGGCTAAACAAAACTTTTCAACTGCACTATACCTAGTTCCTACATCAGTCAACATTCGACTCAGATAATAAACTACTTTTTCGTTTCCATCCTCATCTTCTTGGGCAAGCATACTCCCTAAACTTATATCTGATGCAGCAATCTATAACTTAAGTGGTCGACCTTGTTTAACTAGTGTCAAGATTGGTGGTGAAGCTAAATATTGCTTTATTTGGTCGAAAGCCTTCTAATGTTCTTCCTCCCATCTAAAGTCTTCCCCTTGCTTTAATTTCAATAAAGGAGTAAACACTTTCATTTTTTTCagataaatttgaaataaaacGTTGGAGAAAATTGACTTTACCTAAGAAAGACTGAAGCTTTTTCTTATTCCTAGGAGGGGATGAATCGAAAATTGCTTGGTATTTGTTGGTGTCGACAGCTACTCCCTTTTTCTGCACAATATAATGAATCCGAGAAAATTTTCTACAGATACACCAAAAGCACATTTAATGTTCCATCTTGAGTCGATAATGTCTCATTCGTTTAAAAGCCATTGCTAAGTTTTTCCAAATGAGCTTATTTTGACTCCGACTTGACCACTACATCATCAATATAGATTTCCATAAACTTACCAATGAAATCATAGAAACTCGAATTCATGGCTCTCTCAAAAGTTGCTCCAGAATTTTTGAGTCTTAATGGCATAACTAGCCATTCGTAAGGGCCAATGGCTCCAGGACATCGAAAAGCTACTTTAGACATATGTTTCTGGGATATGAATATTTGATTATATCCTGAATATCTATCCATGAAGCTCAGAATTTCACTTCCTGTGGCAGAATTAACCAATATTTCCACAATTGACATGTGATATTCATCTTTTGGGGTCGCTTTATTCAAGTCCCTGAAATCAATACACActttttgtaacaccctaattaccctaagccttacctctagctgtaaagtaaaggttaatcaaaggttacgacaattctaaggcttatacatatttatataaaaggaaataatatatattctaGAAGCTTGATGAAGGATTAAACTAAAAAACAGAATTACAAAAGCGTGAATCGTTCACACGAAGCTAACGCACAAGACACAAGGTATATATGCAAGAGAATATAACATATatatcaaaaatcaaaacctaagATACACAAAACAACTAAACACAAGAATTTAGTGAAACTTTACCTTACCCAACGAGATTAGGAACAAAATCCATCAATTACTCGCTACTAGAGATAACCTAAACAAGTAAGACCACAAAATCCACTCAAAACCCAACCCCCAAAAAATGCAGAAGTTAGGGCAGGAAACTGGAGAGTGAGTTTCGCGTTCTTATCATATTTTCTAAGATAGAAAGGAAGAGCTCATCGAGAGTTTCGCGTGGCCATAAACGGCTCGTCAATTGGAgttccgtagctcaagttatggctccCGAAAAGTGGAGGTGAATAGTGACAATGGGATTTCACCCCCCCCCCCACCATCACCTATCCgagttctctctctctctctctctcttcccttTAAAATGAGTTTGAAACTCATTAAACACACATATATATGTTGGACCTTGGGCCGGTTTGGGCTCGGTCCAACTCGTTAGCGGTTTTAGTCCGTTTGGCccattttgggccaaaacctttaagattagtgtctgatttttaattctaaattatttttgtcctttcaaaacaataaataaagtttttaaaaaatcttattttctGAAATATGCGGTACCGGACATACTAAAGACGGTACTGCCGGCTTAAGCACCAGTACgcatttttatagaaatttttcgaaaagacacattttctaactcagaaaaattcattgaaatcaaatttcacctttatattttcaaattaaaacttctaaattttgaatctattccggatactaaaattattttattaaaacggTTTTACGTGAAAAACTCCGGTTCTTACACTTTTAATTTCCTATTTTTCTTAATAACATGAACAATATTAGCAATCCATTCAACATACCTGACTGTGCGGATGAAACCAACTTTTAACAAACGTTCGAACTCCTCCTTAATCTTCACCATAATTTTAGGAGCGAAACGCCTAAGAGCTTGTTTAATTGGTTGAGCATACCCAATTAGAGGGAGTTTATGTTTGACTATTGATCTATCCGAACCAAGCATCTCCTCATACTGTCAAGTAAAGCAATCTTGGTATTTCTTTAAGACTTCAATCTATTCATATTTGAATTCAGGATCAAGGCATCGACTAATGTATGTCACTTGCCCTTGCCCACCAATCTCGAATTCATCGAGAGGATCTTGTACTTTAACCTTTTTATTGtgcaaatcttcaaaaattaaattagacaTTTCAAACCCTAAGGGGTTGAGGTCATATATATAACCTACTATGTTCCCCTGTGCACTCCTTCTTAGCCATGTAGGCTAAGAGTCAAGCCCAATGGCTCGATATTTCCATTTAAGTGGATATAATGGCCAAGTCTTCCTTGGCCTTAGGGACCAACTTCATACCATGGGCCCCTACATAGCAACCTTTGATAAGAGTATGGTCAAAGGTGCTCATATCAATATCCAACAATAGTATGATATTCTTTAAAGCTAACGTTCATTTGTTCGACATAGCAGGGGCTAGCTTAAATTTCTTCAATCTTTTCATCCTCGTCCCACAACACCAATTTCTAATGCAAAGTCGAAGGAATGGCCCATACACCATGAATCCAATCTCGACCCAAAAACATGTTAAAGTTTCTTTAGTCGGTACCACTATAAATATTGTGGGTCGTTCGATGCTTCTGACTTTAACACTGAGTGGAATCATTTCCATCGGAGTTGTTGACTTACCATTGAATCCAATGACAGCCAGATTGGTTTTAATAAGATCTTCGACCATTTTCTGGAATAATGGAAGCATATTTTCAGGCAATAAATTAATTACTGCTCTACCATCGACCAAAATGTGATTAATAACCAATCCTTCGACTTTCACATTAATGTGAAAAGGTCGAAGATGATCTTTAGTAATGTCATCGGGCGTTTCAAATAATCCTTCCTTAATCATGTCATTTTCGACAAATCGGTACTCATCTCCTGGAATTATATCATCACAATCTCCTTCAAGACAGTTACAAGGTCCTTCAGGATTACCCTGAAAATCGAAAGGAAGGACTGAGATTATAGCAACGTATCCAAAACCAGCTTCTCCAAACATCATATCTAGATCATCCTCAAAACTAGAGTTGAAAGTTTCTGTCAGcatttcttcctcttctttcccTTTGAGGATCGACTTAATAGGCAATATTTTCTTCGATTCCTTAAACACCTTATCTCCTTCATGTTCCTTCTTTTGAGGTGATTTACTTTCTATGGTCAACTCTGGATATGGCCCCTGTGTATCGACATAAGCGTTTTTCATTTGGGCCATAGCCTTGGAATGCAGCGAACTTTTTCTAGTAAATTGTGTCGATACCTGCCTCGACCATCATCCCTTTTACTTGCTCCTCGTCTAGAGCTTCTTCATTTTTGGGCTCCAATCCAATTTTTAAAACCACCTATGGGAACGTTGAAATTGTAGTTTCTAGAGTTGTTTGGGGCATTTCTGTACCCATTTGTTATTCGATACATTGGATGGAGGAACCCTAATTCGACTTGATACCCCCTAGAGTTTCGGGTCGACTGTTACCACCGAGCGCATGTGCTACTTGATAGGAGCAGCCACAACCTCCCGATCTTAGTCCCTTATTTCAAACAAGCTTGTCTTAATTCTTCCTGATGGACACGCTCTCTACTTTTTTTACACGAATTAAAAGCTTTAGCAGCTGAAATGTCGAACAAGACACTACATCGTAGGAATATAGCTACgttttcttcttcctccctttgtcttatggtggacgaaattgtgatcacatcaatgtagtactctttgttattgtatggaatcattattatggctcttggctttgtgtggacacaactccgttcaacttaaccagcaagtgtactgggtcatccaagtaataccttacgtgagtaagggtcgatcccacagagattgttggtatgaagcaaactatggtcaccttgtaaatctcagttaggcagattaaatggttatgagtttcaaaaattaataataaatagaaaataaaaaggaatagaaatacttatgtaaatcaatagtggaaattttagataggcgtgtggagatgctagaatccctttgaatctctactttcttattgctttcatccaatccttcttactcctttccatggcaagctgtatgtagggcatcaccatcatcaatggctacttttaatcctctcgggaaaatggtcctatgcgctgtcactgcacggctaatcgtctggaggcatcacccttgttgatagctacatcccatcctctcagtgaaaatggtccaaatgctctgtcacagcacgactaatcatctgtcggttctcaatcaggttggagtagaatcccttgattcttttgcgtttgtcatcacgcccagccttcatgagtttgaaactcgtcacagtcattcaataccggaatcctactcggaataccacagacaaggttagaccttccggattcccgggatcctactcggaataccatagacaaggttagactttccggatccccatgaatgccgccatctatctagcttataccacgaagattctgttggggaatctaagagatatgcgcccggcctaaggtagaacggaagtggttgttagtcacg includes:
- the LOC130934706 gene encoding cell wall integrity and stress response component 4-like codes for the protein MATQSNLQSSSTPAVTATSSSSITITATTTTNVPVTTSTTGTTMAHASISATRAATAALSGASTTPASSSQESDEDVPVMGPPPLVANVSQFYDDDGNLRDVKTTALWRSQVQLPFQVFNVTYSFLVEQALSNLVLPPAQTAAMSKKIKAARPTTLTDIALDPKTIKENWELDEETVLKKTKSKKGRGRGWSSTSEATIPSKKRGAVNILMADKPRKVQKSDPIPPIKSKPVTRSSRPQDETQSHSKSGVDPSGVEAEVTQPPKVTVSLRFLSPIQPTPSTAAFQASTGSPMASYMPFLTDAETHQESGPVSTSAIVTLTILPHRNPANVEQEESPINVPALEAQDLNFDDFDFDLENILSEARKVYSSEGTKVKISTDALMALETFIENIYNHIAKAKAVEKKFNTTIEALASHDKQLKKCEIVKSQIEEVSSEGRSKEKILATKFDIMEKELAELKANKAKINFK